In one window of Protaetiibacter larvae DNA:
- a CDS encoding NUMOD4 domain-containing protein has translation MTADWCPVAGFPGYEVNSQGQVRSLDRIDNLGRPRRGRLLKPRDANQKGHLSVVLSHDGLRQTARVHRLVASAFIPNPLGYPLVRHLNGNPADNRAANLAWGDVAMNWADARRHGTARRAAGH, from the coding sequence ATGACAGCTGACTGGTGCCCCGTGGCGGGGTTCCCCGGCTACGAGGTCAACAGCCAGGGTCAAGTGCGCTCGCTCGATCGCATCGACAATCTGGGTCGCCCTCGCCGTGGGCGCTTGCTGAAGCCCCGGGACGCCAATCAGAAGGGCCACCTGTCTGTGGTGCTCTCACACGATGGGTTGCGCCAGACGGCTCGCGTCCATCGCCTCGTTGCTAGCGCGTTCATCCCGAACCCTCTGGGTTACCCGCTCGTCAGGCACCTCAACGGGAACCCCGCCGACAATCGCGCCGCCAACCTCGCTTGGGGTGACGTCGCGATGAACTGGGCCGACGCGCGCCGACACGGGACGGCGCGCCGAGCCGCCGGCCATTAG
- a CDS encoding phage major capsid protein, producing MDTKSTLRAELSALQIKLSAAVEAAKSSGRDLTPSEADAIERGSERAVEIKAQLNAIERGEKNAALMAGAGAGDYGFDAGINGRQHAEQSPAGAKGFITPASIKSMTSAVAARGIKALVAGGSSTTAVALATDPIPLGQPNLGLLSLIPTKVRETPNYKYLRQTVRTNNAAVVAAGGTKPTSVYTVAEVAGALQVVAHLSEYVDKYLLDDNDDLERFLAGELQDGVIRKVTANAIAAFAATSGIQTQAFTDTAADSIYAGASKVSDLGYSPSLVILNVADYDAIRLSKDAEGRYFGGSPFEGGARPGVWGFNTLISADQAAGEALVLDTSKVGISTDREGIQTVWDAISGFDTNRVRARTEGRFATDVFSPAAVAKVTLTDA from the coding sequence ATGGACACCAAGTCCACCCTTCGGGCGGAACTCTCCGCCCTCCAGATCAAGCTCTCCGCCGCGGTCGAGGCCGCGAAGTCGAGCGGTCGCGACCTCACTCCCAGCGAGGCGGATGCGATCGAGCGCGGCTCGGAGCGCGCGGTCGAAATCAAGGCCCAGCTGAACGCGATCGAGCGTGGCGAGAAGAACGCCGCTCTCATGGCGGGTGCGGGTGCCGGTGACTACGGCTTCGACGCCGGCATCAACGGTCGCCAGCACGCTGAGCAGAGCCCGGCCGGCGCGAAGGGCTTCATCACCCCCGCGTCGATCAAGTCGATGACCTCGGCTGTCGCGGCTCGGGGCATCAAGGCGCTCGTCGCGGGTGGCTCGTCCACCACGGCGGTCGCTCTGGCAACCGACCCCATCCCGCTCGGTCAGCCGAACCTGGGCCTGCTCTCCCTCATCCCGACCAAGGTGCGGGAGACGCCCAACTACAAGTACCTGCGCCAGACGGTGCGGACCAACAACGCGGCCGTCGTGGCTGCGGGCGGCACCAAGCCGACCTCGGTCTACACGGTCGCGGAGGTCGCGGGCGCGCTCCAGGTGGTCGCCCACCTGAGCGAGTACGTGGACAAGTACCTGCTGGACGACAACGACGACCTGGAGCGGTTCCTCGCGGGCGAACTCCAGGACGGCGTGATCCGCAAGGTCACCGCGAACGCGATCGCCGCGTTCGCCGCGACCTCGGGCATCCAGACGCAGGCGTTCACGGACACCGCGGCGGACAGCATCTACGCCGGTGCGTCGAAGGTCTCGGACCTGGGCTACTCGCCCTCGCTCGTGATCCTCAACGTCGCCGACTACGACGCGATCCGCCTCTCCAAGGACGCGGAGGGTCGCTACTTCGGCGGCAGCCCGTTCGAGGGCGGCGCACGTCCCGGCGTGTGGGGCTTCAACACCCTCATCAGCGCCGACCAGGCTGCGGGCGAGGCGCTCGTGCTCGACACCTCGAAGGTCGGCATCAGCACCGACCGCGAGGGCATCCAGACGGTCTGGGACGCGATCAGCGGCTTCGACACGAACCGCGTTCGTGCTCGCACCGAGGGTCGCTTCGCTACCGACGTGTTCTCGCCGGCGGCAGTCGCCAAGGTGACGCTCACCGACGCCTGA
- a CDS encoding DUF7169 domain-containing protein, protein MTDETGAFEPFMAAGLRLRGLLADAAEPQWMAGATPVPREDTTERSRGMVNDPVPTAAADKRRLELRAAVIEAERVLRGADAALAQAVGSLEAAQTRWLSEATEPSDDG, encoded by the coding sequence GTGACCGACGAGACCGGCGCGTTCGAGCCCTTCATGGCGGCTGGCCTCCGCCTCCGCGGCCTGCTCGCGGACGCCGCCGAGCCTCAGTGGATGGCTGGCGCGACGCCGGTCCCCCGTGAGGACACCACCGAGCGGAGCAGGGGCATGGTGAACGACCCCGTACCCACCGCAGCGGCCGACAAGCGCCGCCTGGAACTCCGCGCCGCGGTCATCGAGGCCGAGCGCGTCCTCCGCGGCGCTGACGCGGCCCTCGCTCAGGCGGTCGGGTCGCTGGAGGCTGCTCAAACCCGGTGGCTCTCAGAGGCCACGGAGCCTTCCGACGACGGTTAG
- a CDS encoding recombinase family protein, which translates to MAKRAVLYVRVSRSTEESVSIARQERELLDLAESEGWQVVGTFRDDGLSGRVERKKAEAALEAIADGQADVLAVWEMSRFSRMGLSVVARLVTVLRERPGSLFVAKKEGLRSDQPAFGIMAAVIAEVAAMEAEATRDRIRSMRAHVLAETDPSSQRWLGGSPPMGYRAVARAEGGKALAVDDYEAAHLREAARMLTHGGTITEVTRYLNDAGVPTPQSAARRARQKGQPTEGHDGGLWRVSTIRKLMQSPTLLGRTTRMVETGRRSDGSPIIDYRAVTDAQGLPIQRWEPVLDAGTFAALQEMFKARGPNQARKAASWLSGVLFCDLCGSVLYATRRKGRNVDAFRCSNRAVPDHSCPGVSVSRDAAEEYMEATILKMIGDLKEYRVETRTEGGDAGALDDVAQAIEDLQAALAADGADYGVLLPRLDELKAERRRLLAEPGKIVTVRTATGRLLRDAWKDGDIPERQHILSDMLDGVRVVKATSPGRLSRMEDRLVPVWIEHPVEDD; encoded by the coding sequence ATGGCCAAGAGAGCAGTCCTCTACGTGCGAGTCTCCCGCAGCACGGAGGAGTCCGTCAGCATCGCGCGTCAGGAGCGCGAGCTGCTCGACCTCGCGGAGTCCGAGGGGTGGCAGGTAGTCGGAACGTTCCGCGACGACGGCCTCAGCGGGCGCGTCGAGCGCAAGAAGGCAGAGGCCGCGCTAGAGGCGATCGCAGACGGGCAGGCGGACGTGCTCGCCGTCTGGGAGATGAGCCGCTTCAGCCGCATGGGCCTCAGCGTCGTCGCGAGGCTGGTCACAGTCCTGCGCGAGAGGCCAGGGTCGCTGTTCGTAGCCAAGAAGGAGGGGCTGAGGTCAGACCAGCCCGCCTTCGGCATCATGGCCGCCGTGATCGCCGAGGTAGCCGCCATGGAAGCCGAGGCGACGCGCGACCGCATCAGGTCGATGAGGGCCCACGTCCTCGCGGAGACCGACCCCAGCAGCCAGCGGTGGCTCGGAGGCTCGCCGCCGATGGGCTACCGCGCCGTCGCCAGGGCCGAGGGAGGCAAGGCGCTCGCCGTGGACGACTACGAGGCCGCGCACCTGCGCGAGGCCGCGAGGATGCTGACCCACGGAGGGACCATCACCGAGGTGACGAGGTACCTCAACGACGCAGGGGTGCCGACGCCTCAGTCGGCCGCCCGCAGGGCGAGGCAGAAGGGCCAGCCGACCGAGGGCCACGACGGCGGGCTCTGGCGGGTCTCCACGATCCGCAAGCTGATGCAGTCACCGACGCTGTTAGGCCGCACGACGCGCATGGTCGAGACCGGCAGGCGCAGCGACGGGTCTCCCATCATCGACTACAGGGCCGTCACGGACGCGCAGGGGCTCCCGATCCAGCGCTGGGAGCCAGTGCTAGACGCGGGGACCTTTGCGGCTCTACAGGAGATGTTCAAGGCACGCGGGCCGAACCAGGCGCGTAAGGCGGCGTCGTGGCTGAGCGGGGTGCTGTTCTGCGACCTCTGCGGGAGCGTCCTCTACGCGACCCGCCGCAAGGGGCGGAACGTGGACGCGTTCAGGTGCTCCAACCGCGCAGTACCAGACCACTCGTGCCCAGGCGTGAGCGTGAGCCGCGACGCCGCGGAAGAGTACATGGAGGCGACGATCCTCAAGATGATCGGCGACCTGAAGGAGTACCGCGTGGAGACCCGCACGGAGGGCGGCGACGCCGGGGCGCTGGACGACGTGGCCCAGGCGATCGAGGACCTGCAGGCGGCGCTTGCCGCGGACGGCGCCGATTACGGGGTGCTCCTGCCGAGGCTGGACGAGTTGAAGGCCGAGCGGCGCCGGCTACTCGCAGAGCCAGGGAAGATCGTGACCGTTCGGACAGCGACGGGGCGCCTGCTGCGGGACGCGTGGAAGGACGGCGACATCCCCGAGCGCCAACACATCCTGAGCGACATGCTCGACGGCGTGCGGGTCGTCAAGGCGACCAGCCCAGGGCGGCTGAGCCGCATGGAGGACCGACTGGTGCCGGTGTGGATCGAGCACCCCGTCGAGGACGACTGA
- a CDS encoding YraN family protein: protein MAAKDELGRRGERLAERHLLARGYRLIERNWRCRQGEIDLVVRDGDAVVFVEVKTRSSTAFGHPFEAITPVKLARLRRLAREWCAAHPHERGRIRIDAVAVLAPRDADPRIEHLVGVF, encoded by the coding sequence ATGGCGGCGAAAGACGAACTGGGCAGGCGCGGCGAGCGCCTCGCCGAGCGGCACCTCCTGGCACGCGGCTACCGGCTGATCGAGCGCAACTGGCGCTGTCGGCAGGGTGAGATCGACCTCGTGGTGCGGGATGGCGATGCCGTCGTCTTCGTCGAGGTGAAGACACGCAGTTCGACCGCATTCGGGCATCCCTTCGAGGCGATCACCCCCGTCAAGCTCGCTCGGTTGCGCAGGCTCGCGCGCGAGTGGTGCGCGGCGCATCCGCATGAACGCGGCCGCATCCGCATCGACGCGGTGGCGGTGCTGGCACCCCGCGACGCGGATCCTCGCATCGAGCACCTCGTGGGGGTGTTCTGA
- a CDS encoding SCO4848 family membrane protein codes for MTIALGILLLVNAAFNVLTWPTFLRRVARDPRARDASGQATRFLRVHQVLVAIAIVLAVASAVCGIWALAAG; via the coding sequence GTGACCATCGCTCTCGGAATCCTGCTGCTCGTCAACGCCGCCTTCAACGTGCTCACCTGGCCGACCTTCCTGCGTCGGGTCGCCCGCGACCCCCGTGCCCGGGACGCGTCGGGACAGGCGACCCGCTTCCTGCGCGTGCACCAGGTGCTCGTCGCGATCGCGATCGTGCTCGCCGTCGCCTCCGCGGTGTGCGGGATCTGGGCACTCGCCGCGGGGTGA
- a CDS encoding DUF2469 family protein, whose product MDEDEFDDYDREVELALYREYRDVVGQFKYVIETERRFYLANDVSLERHDTEHDFYFELTMNDVWVWDVYRSDRFVKSVRVLTFKDVNVEVRGDKDLELPKELALDE is encoded by the coding sequence ATGGACGAGGACGAGTTCGACGACTACGACCGCGAGGTCGAGCTGGCCCTGTACCGCGAGTACCGCGATGTCGTGGGGCAGTTCAAGTACGTGATCGAGACGGAGCGCCGCTTCTATCTCGCGAACGACGTCTCTCTCGAGCGCCACGACACCGAGCACGACTTCTACTTCGAGCTCACGATGAACGACGTGTGGGTGTGGGATGTCTACCGCTCCGACCGCTTCGTGAAGAGCGTGCGGGTGCTCACCTTCAAGGACGTCAACGTCGAGGTGCGCGGCGACAAGGATCTCGAGCTTCCGAAGGAGCTCGCGCTCGACGAGTAG
- a CDS encoding ribonuclease HII: protein MSVADPTLEFERALFHDGATLVIGCDEVGRGAIAGPVAVGLGAFFADVDGIPVGLRDSKLLSEPRREALHPEVLAWSPFSAVGLADNAEVDGLGIIAGLGLAALRGLEALCEAGVSVETAVVVLDGSHDWLTPALDGWPAASRPRVVTRVKADRDCATVAAASVLAKVHRDRLMIEADAVHPGYEWVSNKGYASASHYAAIGRMGSSALHRWSWLKQPALF, encoded by the coding sequence ATGAGCGTCGCCGATCCGACGCTCGAGTTCGAGCGCGCGTTGTTCCACGACGGGGCGACGCTCGTGATCGGCTGCGACGAGGTCGGTCGCGGGGCGATCGCCGGCCCGGTCGCGGTCGGGCTGGGGGCGTTCTTCGCGGATGTCGACGGGATCCCGGTCGGCCTGCGCGACTCGAAGCTGCTCTCGGAGCCCAGGCGCGAGGCCCTGCACCCGGAGGTGCTCGCCTGGTCGCCGTTCTCGGCCGTGGGGCTCGCCGACAATGCGGAGGTCGACGGCCTCGGCATCATCGCCGGGCTGGGGCTCGCCGCGCTCCGCGGTCTGGAGGCGCTGTGCGAGGCCGGCGTGTCGGTCGAGACTGCGGTCGTCGTGCTCGACGGCTCGCACGACTGGCTCACCCCGGCGCTCGACGGCTGGCCGGCGGCATCGCGTCCGCGCGTCGTCACGCGCGTGAAGGCCGACCGCGATTGCGCCACGGTGGCCGCGGCATCCGTGCTCGCGAAGGTGCACCGCGACCGGCTGATGATCGAGGCGGATGCCGTGCATCCGGGCTACGAGTGGGTGAGCAACAAGGGCTACGCGTCCGCGTCGCACTATGCGGCGATCGGCAGGATGGGGTCGAGCGCGTTGCACCGGTGGAGCTGGCTGAAGCAGCCCGCGCTGTTCTGA
- the lepB gene encoding signal peptidase I encodes MSDDTDAPETVTADSTVPEEAEPTSRNAKKRREEVSRKRSFGLFLRDVALIIVAAVVISFLIKTFLIRSFYIPSESMEDTLLKNDRIIVNQLEPKLMPIQRGDVIVFQDPGGWLDPVPPVEQNPVAGFFDWLLSIVGLTAPDSNDHLIKRVIGLPGDTVACCNDFGQMTVNGVPLDESAYVKLGPGVTKVSRDDFEVTVPADSLWVMGDNRYNSQDSRYNRDKPGNGFVPIDHVVGRAILITWPVSRWTWLDNYPTTFADVPDPTTPAVENSGAPALEPSTTDTSGG; translated from the coding sequence ATGAGCGACGACACGGACGCACCCGAGACGGTGACCGCCGATTCCACCGTTCCCGAGGAGGCGGAGCCGACGTCGCGCAACGCGAAGAAGCGCCGGGAGGAGGTCTCGCGCAAGCGCAGCTTCGGCCTGTTCCTGCGGGATGTGGCGCTCATCATCGTCGCCGCGGTCGTCATCTCCTTCCTCATCAAGACCTTCCTGATCCGCTCGTTCTACATCCCGTCGGAGTCGATGGAGGACACGCTCCTCAAGAACGACCGGATCATCGTCAACCAGCTCGAGCCGAAGCTCATGCCGATCCAGCGCGGGGACGTGATCGTGTTCCAGGATCCGGGCGGCTGGCTCGACCCCGTGCCGCCGGTCGAGCAGAACCCGGTGGCCGGGTTCTTCGACTGGCTGCTGTCGATCGTCGGCCTCACGGCGCCGGACTCGAACGACCACCTCATCAAGCGCGTGATCGGTCTGCCCGGCGACACGGTCGCGTGCTGCAACGACTTCGGTCAGATGACCGTCAACGGGGTGCCGCTCGACGAGTCCGCCTACGTCAAGCTCGGCCCCGGCGTCACGAAGGTCTCGCGCGACGACTTCGAGGTGACGGTGCCCGCCGATTCGCTGTGGGTGATGGGCGACAACCGCTACAACTCCCAGGACTCCCGCTACAACCGCGACAAGCCCGGCAACGGCTTCGTGCCGATCGACCATGTGGTGGGCCGCGCGATCCTCATCACCTGGCCGGTGAGCCGTTGGACCTGGCTCGACAACTACCCGACGACCTTCGCGGACGTGCCGGATCCGACCACCCCCGCGGTCGAGAACTCCGGGGCGCCGGCGCTCGAACCGTCGACGACGGACACCTCGGGCGGATGA
- the rplS gene encoding 50S ribosomal protein L19: MHILDDVDAASLRSDIPDFRPGDTVKVHVNIIEGSRSRIQVFQGVVIARANEGVRETFTVRKVSFQVGVERTFPVHSPVIDHIEVVTRGDVRRAKLYYLRELRGKKAKIKEKRDA; this comes from the coding sequence ATGCACATCCTCGACGACGTCGACGCTGCATCCCTCCGTTCCGACATCCCCGACTTCCGTCCCGGCGACACCGTCAAGGTGCACGTGAACATCATCGAAGGCTCGCGCAGCCGTATCCAGGTGTTCCAGGGCGTCGTGATCGCCCGTGCCAACGAGGGCGTCCGCGAGACCTTCACCGTCCGCAAGGTGAGCTTCCAGGTGGGCGTCGAGCGCACCTTCCCCGTGCACTCCCCGGTGATCGACCACATCGAGGTCGTCACCCGCGGTGACGTGCGCCGCGCGAAGCTCTACTACCTGCGCGAACTGCGCGGCAAGAAGGCCAAGATCAAGGAAAAGCGCGACGCGTAG
- a CDS encoding MFS transporter has product MVVRRVVYRLLFPLAFVLPLWVLIGHGILVDGLGWGFVGALVVSPILFLALLVIGGLIVWRPGVRQAAAVSWGDAGVLAALWAVLAATGFVTHPGLVVAAVVLVLAAFWLALWQLVTEGRRRVRAVMDDIDATTRGARASVPQQRPVDIGEVIVVTSEDVTDQRG; this is encoded by the coding sequence ATGGTCGTCCGCCGCGTCGTCTACCGCCTGCTGTTCCCGTTGGCCTTCGTGCTGCCGCTGTGGGTGCTCATCGGCCACGGCATCCTCGTCGACGGCCTCGGCTGGGGCTTCGTCGGCGCTCTCGTGGTGAGCCCGATCCTGTTCCTCGCGCTGCTCGTGATCGGCGGCCTCATCGTCTGGCGCCCGGGGGTCCGTCAGGCCGCGGCGGTGTCGTGGGGGGATGCCGGTGTGCTCGCGGCGCTCTGGGCGGTGCTCGCGGCGACCGGCTTCGTGACGCATCCGGGCCTCGTGGTCGCCGCGGTGGTGCTCGTTCTGGCCGCGTTCTGGCTCGCGCTCTGGCAGCTCGTCACCGAGGGCCGTCGTCGGGTGCGGGCGGTCATGGACGACATCGATGCGACCACCCGCGGCGCGCGCGCCTCGGTGCCGCAGCAGCGCCCGGTCGACATCGGCGAGGTCATCGTGGTGACCTCGGAGGATGTCACCGACCAGCGCGGCTGA
- the map gene encoding type I methionyl aminopeptidase, with protein MIELRTPAEIEQMKAAGRFVASVLEATRDAADVGVNLLELDRLAHDMIRAAGAESCYIDYHPSFGGSKFGKAICTSVNDAVLHGLPHDYRLRDGDLLSLDFAASVDGWVADSALSLVVGDADPADLALIDTVERALEAGIAAATVGNRIGDISASIGDVADAAGLSVNLDFGGHGVGRVMHGDPHIPNDGRRKRGLPLRAGLVFAIEPWFMQTTDEIYTDKDGWTLRSRDGSRGAHVEHTVAITPDGPLVLTARTS; from the coding sequence GTGATAGAACTCCGAACGCCCGCTGAGATCGAGCAGATGAAGGCCGCAGGCCGATTCGTGGCGAGCGTGCTCGAGGCGACGCGCGACGCCGCCGACGTCGGGGTGAACCTCCTGGAGCTCGACCGCCTCGCGCATGACATGATCCGCGCGGCGGGGGCCGAGAGCTGCTACATCGACTACCACCCCTCCTTCGGCGGATCGAAGTTCGGCAAGGCCATCTGCACCTCCGTCAACGACGCCGTGCTGCACGGGCTCCCCCACGACTACCGGCTGCGCGACGGCGACCTGCTGTCACTCGACTTCGCCGCATCCGTCGACGGCTGGGTCGCCGACTCGGCGCTCTCGCTCGTGGTGGGTGACGCCGACCCCGCTGACCTCGCGCTCATCGACACGGTCGAGCGGGCGCTCGAGGCCGGCATCGCCGCCGCGACGGTCGGCAACCGGATCGGCGACATCTCGGCATCCATCGGCGACGTGGCGGACGCCGCGGGACTGTCGGTCAACCTCGACTTCGGCGGGCACGGCGTGGGCCGCGTGATGCACGGCGACCCGCACATCCCGAACGACGGGCGCCGCAAGCGCGGGCTGCCGCTGCGCGCGGGGCTGGTGTTCGCGATCGAGCCGTGGTTCATGCAGACCACCGACGAGATCTACACCGACAAGGACGGCTGGACGCTGCGCTCCCGCGACGGCTCCCGCGGCGCCCACGTGGAGCACACGGTGGCCATCACGCCCGACGGCCCCCTCGTGCTGACCGCCCGCACCAGCTGA
- the trmD gene encoding tRNA (guanosine(37)-N1)-methyltransferase TrmD: MRIDVVTIFPEFFSVLDVSLLGKARQSGLIDIRVHDLRGFTHDRHRTVDDTPTGGGAGMVMKPEPWGEALDTILAGTADAVVVFPTPAGELFRQPVARELADAPHLVFCCGRYEGIDQRVVDHTRTRPEVAAVRELSLGDYVLNGGEVAAMAIIEAAGRLVPGMVGNPESLVEESHEDGLLEYPSYTKPAVWRELETPPVLLSGNHAAIAAWRREQQLERTRRIRPELLRD; the protein is encoded by the coding sequence GTGCGCATCGACGTCGTCACGATCTTCCCCGAGTTCTTCTCGGTGCTCGACGTGTCGCTGCTCGGCAAGGCCCGCCAGTCGGGCCTCATCGACATCCGCGTGCACGATCTGCGGGGTTTCACCCACGACCGCCATCGCACCGTCGACGACACCCCGACTGGGGGCGGCGCGGGCATGGTCATGAAGCCGGAGCCGTGGGGCGAGGCGCTCGACACGATCCTCGCGGGGACGGCGGATGCCGTGGTCGTCTTCCCGACGCCCGCCGGCGAGCTGTTCCGGCAGCCCGTCGCGCGCGAACTCGCGGATGCGCCGCACCTGGTGTTCTGCTGCGGGCGCTACGAGGGCATCGACCAGCGTGTCGTTGACCACACGCGCACCCGCCCCGAGGTGGCGGCCGTGCGGGAGCTGAGCCTCGGCGACTACGTGCTCAACGGCGGCGAGGTGGCCGCGATGGCGATCATCGAGGCGGCGGGGCGGCTCGTGCCGGGCATGGTCGGCAACCCGGAGTCGCTCGTCGAGGAGAGCCACGAGGACGGCCTGCTCGAGTACCCGAGCTACACCAAGCCCGCCGTCTGGCGCGAGCTCGAGACCCCGCCCGTGCTGCTGTCGGGCAACCACGCGGCGATCGCCGCCTGGCGCCGCGAGCAGCAGCTCGAGCGCACGCGCCGCATCCGCCCCGAGCTCCTCCGCGACTGA
- a CDS encoding DUF559 domain-containing protein, translated as MTQHILDTATLRAHGFTSRAIAQALAEHRLVKLRRGKYARPDAPPELLAAARAGGRLSCVSALAHHGAWTLEHTLHVRIARGVAAAGRGVHIHWTDERGFGDVDDPETALGIAISCLTFREAVVVVDSLGNRGILPWATVEAVCRRTPRGRRVLAAADPRSESGLETLARLALRSRRVRLRSQVQIPGIGRVDLLIGDRLVLELDGESFHGDFDRDRARDRALVLAGYLVVRVSYRQLMDDWASVEAQLMELVRRGEHVRRPLRG; from the coding sequence ATGACCCAACACATCCTCGACACCGCCACCCTCCGCGCGCACGGGTTCACGAGTCGCGCGATCGCGCAAGCGCTCGCCGAGCACCGGCTGGTGAAGCTCCGCCGCGGGAAGTACGCGCGCCCCGATGCGCCCCCCGAGCTCCTCGCGGCCGCCCGCGCGGGCGGGCGGTTGAGCTGCGTTTCCGCGCTCGCCCACCACGGCGCATGGACGCTCGAACACACCCTCCATGTTCGGATCGCGCGGGGTGTCGCTGCCGCGGGGCGCGGGGTGCACATCCACTGGACCGACGAGCGCGGCTTCGGAGACGTCGACGACCCGGAGACCGCGCTCGGGATCGCGATCTCGTGCCTCACCTTCCGAGAGGCGGTGGTCGTGGTGGACTCCCTGGGCAACCGCGGCATCCTGCCGTGGGCGACGGTGGAGGCGGTCTGCCGACGGACGCCGCGGGGCCGCCGCGTGCTCGCGGCCGCGGACCCGAGGAGCGAGTCGGGGCTGGAGACCCTCGCGCGGCTCGCGCTCCGCTCGCGGCGGGTGCGCCTCCGCAGCCAGGTGCAGATTCCCGGGATCGGCCGGGTGGATCTTCTCATCGGCGACCGACTCGTGCTCGAGCTCGACGGTGAGAGCTTCCACGGCGATTTCGACCGTGACCGAGCGCGCGACCGCGCGCTGGTGCTGGCCGGGTACCTCGTGGTGCGCGTCAGCTACCGGCAGCTCATGGACGACTGGGCGAGCGTGGAGGCGCAGCTCATGGAGCTGGTGCGACGCGGCGAGCACGTGCGGCGCCCGCTGCGCGGATGA
- the rimM gene encoding ribosome maturation factor RimM (Essential for efficient processing of 16S rRNA), with amino-acid sequence MSRAKRPGTTQLRVGRLIKAHGLKGALKVELYTDDPAKRFVPGATFSLQVPTSSPWHGKSLELAELRWYNGHPVAFFDGIDDRTAAETLVKAILWVDADVAAEQEPDAWYDHQLVGLHALRDGVEVGSIVRVEHLPAQDLLVVKAGDREVLVPFVSAIVPTVDIAAGIVTLTPPAGLFEDLPDPDPAPESDAE; translated from the coding sequence GTGAGCCGGGCGAAGCGCCCCGGCACCACTCAGCTGCGCGTCGGGCGGCTCATCAAGGCGCACGGCCTCAAGGGTGCGCTCAAGGTGGAGCTGTACACCGACGACCCGGCGAAACGTTTCGTGCCGGGCGCGACGTTCTCGCTGCAGGTGCCCACCTCGTCCCCGTGGCACGGCAAGAGCCTCGAGCTCGCCGAGCTGCGCTGGTACAACGGGCATCCGGTGGCGTTCTTCGACGGCATCGACGACCGCACCGCGGCGGAGACGCTCGTGAAGGCGATCCTGTGGGTGGACGCGGACGTCGCGGCCGAGCAGGAGCCCGACGCCTGGTACGACCACCAGCTGGTCGGCCTGCACGCCCTGCGTGACGGCGTCGAGGTGGGGTCGATCGTGCGGGTCGAGCATCTTCCCGCCCAGGATCTGCTCGTCGTGAAGGCGGGCGACCGCGAGGTGCTCGTGCCGTTCGTCTCGGCGATCGTGCCCACGGTCGACATCGCCGCCGGCATCGTGACCCTCACCCCGCCCGCCGGCCTCTTCGAGGACCTCCCCGACCCCGACCCCGCCCCGGAATCCGACGCCGAGTGA
- a CDS encoding RNA-binding protein produces the protein MLASALEHLVKGIVDHPDDVQVDSSSTSRGEVLEVRVHPEDLGRVIGRSGRTAKALRALVTALADGRRVRVDVVDTDAA, from the coding sequence ATGCTCGCATCCGCCCTGGAGCACCTCGTCAAGGGGATCGTCGATCACCCGGATGACGTGCAGGTGGATTCGTCGAGCACCTCGCGCGGCGAGGTCCTCGAGGTGCGCGTGCACCCCGAGGACCTCGGCCGCGTCATCGGCCGCTCGGGGCGCACCGCGAAGGCGCTGCGCGCCCTCGTGACCGCGCTCGCCGACGGTCGCCGCGTGCGCGTCGACGTCGTCGACACCGACGCGGCGTGA
- the rpsP gene encoding 30S ribosomal protein S16 — translation MAVKIRLKRLGKIRAPYYRIVVADSRTKRDGRVIEEIGKYHPTEEPSFIEVDSERAQYWLGVGAQPTEQVVAILKITGDWGTFKGEKGAKSTLKTKEAPVAFVADEKKKPVLKPKAEKKAAVASEPAAEVEESEVVEAAVEPEAAESADADKE, via the coding sequence GTGGCTGTCAAGATCCGCCTCAAGCGGCTCGGCAAGATCCGTGCCCCGTACTACCGCATCGTCGTCGCCGACTCGCGCACCAAGCGCGATGGTCGCGTGATCGAGGAGATCGGCAAGTACCACCCCACCGAGGAGCCCTCGTTCATCGAGGTCGACTCCGAGCGCGCCCAGTACTGGCTCGGCGTCGGCGCGCAGCCGACCGAGCAGGTCGTCGCGATCCTCAAGATCACCGGCGACTGGGGCACCTTCAAGGGCGAGAAGGGTGCCAAGAGCACCCTCAAGACCAAGGAGGCCCCGGTGGCCTTCGTCGCCGACGAGAAGAAGAAGCCGGTTCTCAAGCCGAAGGCCGAGAAGAAGGCTGCTGTCGCCTCGGAGCCCGCCGCCGAGGTCGAGGAGTCCGAGGTCGTCGAGGCCGCTGTCGAGCCCGAGGCCGCCGAGTCGGCCGACGCCGACAAGGAGTAA